Genomic DNA from Stigmatopora nigra isolate UIUO_SnigA chromosome 17, RoL_Snig_1.1, whole genome shotgun sequence:
TGGGAAAAACAGCACTAGTGCGAgcatttttttaccccattcattattattacatacagaaatagaaaaaacacttagttgtaaacaacaacaacaaaaatacagcaAGCAAGGTAGGCGGGGCTTGGTCTATCGCTCTTCCCCCAGCCCCCTCCTCGGAAGTGGACACTAGCTGTCTACTTTccccaaatttatttttatatttaaccaTAACACCCCAATCAAAAGCCAAGATGGAGTATTGAGCCGAAAACGGGTCCCCGATTTCCCCGACTTTATTCATACCGAGAGGACCGGATGAAATCCAACTGTGGTTTTCTCCGCTTCGCAGGGGAGGTGAGGCTTTTGGGCTCCGTCTACTTCCCGGATATTAAGCAGCTAGCTATTTAAATGCCTCGTTCAATTATAATCAGATCTGTGTGTTTTTGGTTGATTACAACCAAAGAGGATTCTTCTTACTCATTAagtaacaaatatatttcttctCAAAGAAGTCATATAGTTTATCTGCGACATCAGGTCAACAAGATAGCTAGTTGTACGGAAACTGTAAGAATAACAGTTCCATCGAATAGTTGGGTTTAACTCAAATATTCCCAAAAGATCTCATCCGTGAGACACGAAGACAATTAATGACAGGTCGAtattattttacaataaaaagatCTAAATTGTTGTATTGCTCATTCAATGTATTTCATTGCATaataaaacatacatacatattatgACTCGTTTCCCAGGAAGTAGCCATATACACTTGTACTGACCTGTATCCCCTTGCAGGTAGCTGTATCCAGTGGGGAGGAAGGCTTAACCAGGGTGAGAAAGAATGAAGTTCTTCGAACCCTGGGGAGTCCACAGGCTGGCTTTTCTTCTAGAAAATGCCATGTCTAAGGAAGCCGGTATGTGGAGGGGCTATGTGCCAAAGAAGCCTACTTCACAGGTACATACACATCTCTTGTATTATATTATGCTCATGAAATCTGGTCAATATAAGGCCATAACTCAAAGTAGTGGGTAGAGGGTTGAATAGTACACAGTCATGCATGTTCATCACTAtaattatgatataaaatagaATGTTTTAGAATGTTGTACAGTTTTGGTAGCCCAAAGGCGCTCCAGAAATTTAAACAGTAATCAGCCACAGTTTAAACTTTGATCCTTGGTGATTGTTTAATCTACTAATCCGGTGTTCTACGAAACACAGTGTTCAGAGAATAAGCTGATTTTGTGTCTTAAGTAGTAGCACATTCAAACTAAAAATTGTGACTGCTGTTATGAGCATGCAAGAAACTATTGTTACAgtaattgtatgttttttttttttttaattgtaggaTACAGATATCTCCCCGACTCAGCGGGATAAGGCCGTGTGCTGGCTGACGGAACTCCACGGCAGACTGCAGCTGTACCCAGAAACTCTGGTGTTAGCTGTTGGCATTCTGGACCGCTTCCTCTCTTCCATCAAGGTAAGAAAAGGCAAATTATATAAACTCTTGTATGCCAGAGAAGTATATAACATTACTCTATACTCTTTGTGTTCTTCAGGCTCGTCCAAAGTACCTCCGCTGCATTGCGATTACATCTTTCTTCCTGGCTGTCAAGACCTGCGAGGAGGATGAGGTAAAGACAGAGGCAAGAAGTTTAGCAGAGGGATCAATTGCCTTCACCAAAAGTCTACTTTTGTCTTTCTCTCAGTGTGTACCCTCTCTGAAAGAGTTGGTCGAATCCAGCAGTTGTGGCTGTTCTCCATCAGAGATCCGGAGGATGGAAATCATCATCCTGGACAAATTGAACTGGGATCTTCACTACGCCACTCCGCTGGACTTCCTGCATATATTAAGTCTTTATACATTacatctttaaaataaaaagaccatgtgttttttttcctaaaaaatagaccatgtatagtaaggctttttaaatttatttttttagaatacaCCATTATAGTATTGCCTCTTTTCTGCAGTTCCATGCAATGGTGTTGTCATGTTGTTCTGGGCTGTTGGACTCGTTGTTGGGACTGAACCGTTCTCAACATCTTGCCATGCTCACTCGACGACTTTACCGCTGTTTGGAAGATCACTCACTCATTCAGGTATGACCTATTTGTCAAGGAATATTAAACTCTATAGACATAACCTTTAAAGTGTTTGAATAGTTTGCATTTTCCCCTGCTCTTATACTTGGACTTTAATGTTGGTGTCCTCTTAACCTATAGCTGAGAGGATCCATGCTGGCCTTGGCACTCATCACTCTGGAACTGGAGACCTGCTGCCCTGACTGGCTGCCTCTCACCATTGAGCTGCTAAAGAAGGCCCAGGTACTGTCGCTACTTCTAATATGTTGattacaaaaacaatataaGCTTAGCCAGTGTAACAAGAATACATTGTGTAATATTAGAGTTAGTCatgtcaatggaaaaaaacagttgaGTGCTTATGACCAAATATATTATATGATCTAAATAGCAGCATGACTCCTGTTTCTCAGATCGACACCTCCGAGTTGATTCGAAGTCGAGAGCTGGTGGCGTGCAGTCTTTCCACCTCCAGAGCTTCCCTGCCTCCAAACACTGTCTACATCTACCAACCGTTTCGCAGCCAGCTTCCAGCCCGGATGCCTCGAGGTATAAAAATCACACACTAGCAAATAGGGCCATGTACTAAAGCTCCATGTTTCCCTATTCTCTTTTCAGGGGGGGTTACTACCATCTCCGTTGAATCTTCCACACCAGCAGAGGAACAGCAGTTCGCACACTTCTCTCCCCCGAAAGCCTTCAGTCACCTCTACCGCCTACACCAAGTCACCTTACGCTGCAAGGCCTCCACAAAGCGCAAGGTAATGTCATTTAACCCAGCCGGGATCAAGCCCCCCAGGTTTATTCATGGTTTGTACACTTTCAGGTGGAG
This window encodes:
- the ccni gene encoding cyclin-I; amino-acid sequence: MKFFEPWGVHRLAFLLENAMSKEAGMWRGYVPKKPTSQDTDISPTQRDKAVCWLTELHGRLQLYPETLVLAVGILDRFLSSIKARPKYLRCIAITSFFLAVKTCEEDECVPSLKELVESSSCGCSPSEIRRMEIIILDKLNWDLHYATPLDFLHIFHAMVLSCCSGLLDSLLGLNRSQHLAMLTRRLYRCLEDHSLIQLRGSMLALALITLELETCCPDWLPLTIELLKKAQIDTSELIRSRELVACSLSTSRASLPPNTVYIYQPFRSQLPARMPRGGVTTISVESSTPAEEQQFAHFSPPKAFSHLYRLHQVTLRCKASTKRKVEEMEVDDFYDGIKRLYNEDGVSAARAGVEDVLGVEGGISSPCPPLQPVCGS